DNA sequence from the Streptomyces canus genome:
CGGGAACTGACCCGGGCGGCCACGGGCCGGACCTCAGCGGCCGCGCGACCATGGCGTCGTCGGCGAGCTCCAGCCACTGACTGCGGGCATGGGCGGTGGCGAAGCCGTAGCGCGCCGCCTCCAGGGCCAGCGCGGCGGGCAGGGCGAGGGAGAGCGCGTTGTCGACGGACATGCGTTCGTGGTCGCCGTGGTGCGTCCGGTTCAGGTTGTCCTCAAGGGTGCGCGCGAGCATGAGGTCGACCTGTGCGCAGCGCTCGTGGACCTCCCGAGCCTGGGTACACGTCCCGGGCTTCCTGGGCCAGCCGCTTCATCTCCGTGATGTCGCCGCGGTCGTAGGCGTGTTGGGCGCCCAGGAGCATGGTGTCGGCGGCGGCGATCGAGGCGCCGATGTGTTCGAACCGGGCCAGGCTCGCCGTCATCAGGTCGTCCGCGCCGGTGCTGTCACCGCGCTGACCGGCGAGAAAGGCCCGCGCCTGTTCACAGGCAGCCAGATCCCCGTAGCGCCGCTGCCGCTCGAAGAACGCGGAGGCCTTCGCGAACAGCCGCTCCGCGAGGTCGAAGTCACCCCGGTGCATCGCCGTGTACGCCCGGTGCGCGAGAAGCGACTGCAACTCACCGGTGTCCCCCATCGCCCGCAGAGCGCCCTCCGCGCGGGCGAACTAGTCCTCGGCCGGGTCGAACCGCCCGGTCGAGGCGCAGATCAGGCCGAGGGCGATCAGCAGGCGCGGGACGGTCTCCACCGCAGTGGCCGGGTGCCGCGTCAGGTCGGCCGGGCGGTCTCGGGAAGGTGGGGGTAGGCGGCCGCCCGGTGCTGGAAGGAGAGGATCTTCGGGTTCTGGACGACGCCGTCACGCATCTCGATGGCCTTTCTGATCGTGACGTCGGTGTCCCATGCCGTAGGGCCGCTCATGACCTTGCGCAGGTAGGGAAGGAGCGCCTCGCTGATCTCCCAGGTGGCGGAGTTCCACAGGTGGGACGGGCTGTGATCCACCGCGTAGTAGTGGCAGCCAGGACCCACCTCGTGCATGGGCGCGCCGAAGGTGGTCGGGCGGGCGAAGGTGAAGCCCATGCCCTCGTCGCAGGCGACGTCGACGAAGAAGGTGCCCGGCCGGAACAGGGCGAGTTCCTCGTCGGTGACGAAGGTGAGCGGTGCGTCGGTGTCCTGCAGGACGCAGTTGACGATGACGTCGAACCCCGCCAGATACTCCGCCAGCGGCTTGGAACCGGCCGCGGTGATCGCCCGCAGGCGCGACGGATCGTCCTCCTGCTCCTCGAAGTGGGCCATGACGACCGAGGGCATCGGCGAGGCCACCGCCGCGGCGGCGCGCTGGGTGAGCACCGTGACGTCGGTGACGCCCATGGCGCCCAGTCCCGTGACCGCTCCGCGCGCCGTGGCGCCGAAGCTGATGACGACCGCGCGCAGGCGGCGGCCGTAGTGTCCGGTCAGCCCGCCGAGCTGAAGAGCGTGCAGCACCGAGCAGTAGCCGGCGAGCTCGTTGTTCTTGTGGAACACATGGACGCTGAAGGCGCCCGTGGAGGTCCAGTGGTTCATGGCCTCCCAGGCGATCAGGGTCAGCCTTCGGTCGATGCCGAGCTGGGTCATCTTCTCGTCCTGCACGCAGTGCGGCCATCCCCACAGCACCTGACCCTCGCGCAGCGCGGAGATGTCGTCATGCGTCGGTTTGGGCAGCAGCACGATGTCGCTCTCGGCGACGAGTCGCTCGCGGGAGCGCAGGCCGGCCACGAGCGGTCGCAGCGCGTCGTCGGCAACGCCGAACCGCTCGCCGTACCCCTGTTCGAGGAAGATTCTCTCGCGTATGGCCGGGGCGATCCGGTCGAGGTGGGCGGGGTGCAAGGGCAGGCGGAACTCGTTCTCCTTGCGGGAGGAGGCGAGTACTCCGAGGCTCATCAGACTCATACGGGTGCGGCTCTCTTCCGGCCGGATGCGATGCACTCCGGCCTTTGCCGTTCCCCGAGGGCGACGCCGCAACGGATGACGGCGTACGAAGTGCACTCGGTACCGCCACCGTACTCCCCACCAGGTCCCCGAGCCGACCGTCAGGGCGTCGAACCCCCTCCCCGCCCGACCGGGAACTTGCCCGGCGCCAGGAACGTTGTAGCGGGTGGTTGCAGTTGGAACAGGAACCGTGAAGTGGTCACCGGCGGCCAGGGCCCGAAGGGCATGCAGGCCGACCGGTTTCGCGCGTTCCGAGGGCCCCGATTCCGAGGCAGGCCCGTGCGGGCCTGCCTCGCGCTGCTTCCGTACAGGCTTCTCTCGCCCAGCGCCCTGCCCCCGCGCCGGCGGCGACGGCCCCCACGCGTTCGAAAGGAAAACCGTGACCACTGACACCGTCAACCGGGGCACCGAGCCGGCGGACCACGCAGGGACGACGCAACCGTCGTCCAGCGACCGGGGCAGCGACTACGCCGTGCTGTCCCGCGAGGTGAAGCAGAGCGGGCTGCTGAGGCGTCGGCCGGGCTATTACTCCGTCAAGGTCGGCGCGAACCTGCTTCTGCTGGCCGCCGGATGGACGGCGTTCGCCCTGATCGGGCAGTCGTGGTGGCAGCTGCTGACCGCTGCCTTCCTCGCGGTGATGTTCACCCAGACCGGGTTCATCGGGCACGACGCCGGACACCACCAGATCGCCGCCTCCAAGCGCGTCAACAACCTGCTGGGCCGCGTGCACGCCGACCTGCTGATCGGGCTCAGCTACGGCTGGTGGATCTCCAAGCACAACCGGCACCACTCCCACCCCAACCACGTCGACCGCGACCCCGACATCGCCGACGGCGCGATCGCGTTCACGGAGGACCAGGCCCGGGTCCGCAGCGGGGCGTACGCCTGGCTGGCCCGCCACCAGGCCTGGCTGTTCTTCCCGATGCTGCTCCTGGAAGGGCTCGCCCTGCACGTCGCCGGCGTACAGGCACTCCTCGACCGCACCGGCAACGCGCACTCGCGAAAGGCCAAACTGACCGAGGCGGGCCTGCTGACGGCTCACGTGGCCGGCTACCTCGCCGCCCTGTTCCTGGTCCTGTCCCCGCTCCAGGCCGTGGTCTTCCTCCTCGTGCACCAAGGGCTGTTCGGGCTGTACATGGGATGCTCCTTCGCTCCCAACCACAAGGGCATGCCCATCTTCGCCAAGGACGACAGGATCGACTTCCTGCGTCGGCAAGTGCTCACCTCGCGCAACATCCGCGGCCACCGGATCACCGACTTCGCGCTCGGCGGACTGAACTACCAGATCGAGCACCACCTGTTCCCGTCCATGCCGCGACCCGGACTGCGCCATGCCCAGGAACTCGTACGCTCCTTCTGCGCCCGGCAGGGCATCGCCTACCACGAGACCGGGCTCTTCGATTCCTACGCCCAGGTGCTGCGCCACCTCCACGACGTCGGCGGCCCTCTCCGACCCGAACTGGAGTACTGATCAGGAGGACGCCGTAGCGGCGGCGGCGCTGTTGCGCAGGAAGGTCGCGAAGGCCTGGGCGGCGGGGGTGAGGGCGTGGTCGCTCATGCGGACGAGGAGGATGCGGCGCACCGGGCCAGGGGGTTGCAGCGGCAGGACGCTGACACCGGCTCGGATGCCTTCCAGGGCAAGCGTGGGGGCGAGGGCGACGCCGATGCCGGCGGCGACCATGGCCTGGGCCTCCTGGTAGTCGTGGGCCTCGTAGGCGATCTGCGGCTCGAATCCGGCCGCGTGGCAGCTGCGGGCGAGGGCCTCGGCGACCGGGTGGTGGTCGGCGCGGGTGATCCAGGGATCGTTCGCGAAGTCCGCGAGGGCGGCCGAAGGACGGTCGGCCAGGGGGTGGTCCTGGCCGACGAGGAGGGCCGGGGGGTCGTCGACGAGTGAGGTGACGACGATGTCCTCGCGGTCGATGCGGTTCCAGTCGTAGTCCCACATCAGGGACATCTCGATCTCCCGATTCTCCAACATCGCCCACAGGCCCGCGATGCGGGCGCTGCGCACCGTCAGCCGTACGTCCGGATGCGCGTCCCGGAAAGCGATCACGGCCCGCGGGAGCAGGGAGGCGCCGACCGTGGGGAAGGTTCCGACCCGGAGGGTGCCCGCGCGCAGTCCCGCGAAGTCGGCCAGCTCGTTCTCCGCGGCCGTCAGTTCGCGCTCGATCCGCTCCCCTCGCTCGGCCAGGGCGCGTCCCGCGTCGGTGAGCGTGACGCCCCGCGCATGCCGCTCCAGCAAGGGCTGTCCGGCCTCCGCTTCCAGACGGCTGACCTGCTGGGAGACCGCTGACGGCGTGTAGTTGAGGGCTCGTGCGGTCGCGGTGACCGAGCCCCGCCGGGCGACCTCGGTGAAGAGCAGAATGCGCCGGACGTCGAGCATCACACCACCTCCAGCGTTAACTTCACCTTAATACCCGTGCAGATTTCCGAGATTGTACTTCACGCTCCGCGCGCCCACTGTGGATCGCATCCCGCACGGAAGTGCCGTCGGGGTATCCACGAGGAGACCGTTGTGTTGCGTCTGCAGGGCGAGATGATCCGCGGAGGAACCAGCAAGTGCTGGATCTTCGACCACCATGACGTGGTGGCGACCGGCGTGGACGCCGACACCCTGCTGCTGGCCGCCTACAACGCCGCCGACCCGCGCCAGATCGACGGTGTCGGTGGTGCCTCCTCCACCACCTCCAAGGCGGCGATCGTCCGGACCTCGACGAAGCCGGGCATCGACGTCGAGTACGCCTTCGCGCAGGTCGGCATCGGCGACGAGCGCGTGGAATGGGCCAGCAACTGCGGCAACTGCGCGACCGCCGTAGCCCTGTACGCCGTCCACAACGGCCTGGTGCCGATCACGTCGGACTCCACCACGGTGCGGATGCTCAATGTCAACACCGGGGCCCGCCTCACCGGCACCATCCCCACCCCCGGGCGGACGGCCTTCGACGAGGGCACGGCCGCGGTGCCCGGCACCGCCGCGCTCGGGGTTCCGGTCCTGCTCGGTTTCGAGGACCCGGCGGGCTCGACCACGGGTCGCACCCTGCCGACCGGCCACGCCGTGGACACCCTGACCGGCCCGGCCGGCCGGATCGAGGCGTCTCTGGTCGACGCCGGAGCCCCGGCCGCGCTGTTCGAGGCCAAGGCCTTCGGCCTGCGGGGCACCGAGTCCCTGGCCGAGTTCGCCGCGGCATTGCCCGCGCTCACCATGCTGCGCCGTCAGGCCGCCCTTGCCATGGGCCTGGCCCAGGAGCACGATCCTGTCAGCCACGCCGTGCCGAAGGTCGGCGTCGTCGCCCGCCCCGCCGCCTACCGCACCACCGACGGCACCC
Encoded proteins:
- a CDS encoding LysR family transcriptional regulator — protein: MLDVRRILLFTEVARRGSVTATARALNYTPSAVSQQVSRLEAEAGQPLLERHARGVTLTDAGRALAERGERIERELTAAENELADFAGLRAGTLRVGTFPTVGASLLPRAVIAFRDAHPDVRLTVRSARIAGLWAMLENREIEMSLMWDYDWNRIDREDIVVTSLVDDPPALLVGQDHPLADRPSAALADFANDPWITRADHHPVAEALARSCHAAGFEPQIAYEAHDYQEAQAMVAAGIGVALAPTLALEGIRAGVSVLPLQPPGPVRRILLVRMSDHALTPAAQAFATFLRNSAAAATASS
- a CDS encoding fatty acid desaturase family protein, which translates into the protein MTTDTVNRGTEPADHAGTTQPSSSDRGSDYAVLSREVKQSGLLRRRPGYYSVKVGANLLLLAAGWTAFALIGQSWWQLLTAAFLAVMFTQTGFIGHDAGHHQIAASKRVNNLLGRVHADLLIGLSYGWWISKHNRHHSHPNHVDRDPDIADGAIAFTEDQARVRSGAYAWLARHQAWLFFPMLLLEGLALHVAGVQALLDRTGNAHSRKAKLTEAGLLTAHVAGYLAALFLVLSPLQAVVFLLVHQGLFGLYMGCSFAPNHKGMPIFAKDDRIDFLRRQVLTSRNIRGHRITDFALGGLNYQIEHHLFPSMPRPGLRHAQELVRSFCARQGIAYHETGLFDSYAQVLRHLHDVGGPLRPELEY
- a CDS encoding N(5)-(carboxyethyl)ornithine synthase; this translates as MSLMSLGVLASSRKENEFRLPLHPAHLDRIAPAIRERIFLEQGYGERFGVADDALRPLVAGLRSRERLVAESDIVLLPKPTHDDISALREGQVLWGWPHCVQDEKMTQLGIDRRLTLIAWEAMNHWTSTGAFSVHVFHKNNELAGYCSVLHALQLGGLTGHYGRRLRAVVISFGATARGAVTGLGAMGVTDVTVLTQRAAAAVASPMPSVVMAHFEEQEDDPSRLRAITAAGSKPLAEYLAGFDVIVNCVLQDTDAPLTFVTDEELALFRPGTFFVDVACDEGMGFTFARPTTFGAPMHEVGPGCHYYAVDHSPSHLWNSATWEISEALLPYLRKVMSGPTAWDTDVTIRKAIEMRDGVVQNPKILSFQHRAAAYPHLPETARPT
- a CDS encoding PrpF domain-containing protein, whose product is MLRLQGEMIRGGTSKCWIFDHHDVVATGVDADTLLLAAYNAADPRQIDGVGGASSTTSKAAIVRTSTKPGIDVEYAFAQVGIGDERVEWASNCGNCATAVALYAVHNGLVPITSDSTTVRMLNVNTGARLTGTIPTPGRTAFDEGTAAVPGTAALGVPVLLGFEDPAGSTTGRTLPTGHAVDTLTGPAGRIEASLVDAGAPAALFEAKAFGLRGTESLAEFAAALPALTMLRRQAALAMGLAQEHDPVSHAVPKVGVVARPAAYRTTDGTPVGPDEYDLAVRMVSMHAPHPAIGLTSAVALATAAATPGTLAHRVARQTADGTLRLGTPAGVITARAVPAAEGASPTVLLHRAARRIARAELLVPVLEGRPA